The Ziziphus jujuba cultivar Dongzao chromosome 5, ASM3175591v1 genome segment ttacatgattTTTCAAAGTTTGTTTAAATTCTTCAGTAATTATTTGGTCCAAAATCGGTGCAATAACTTACAAGAAGCAACGAAATTCCAAAGGcaatacagtcaataaattatcctaatattGTGGCCGTAAGCTGACGAGTGGTCGTTGATCTAGCATTGGCTTTGATACATAAGACGACGATGAAGCATCAACGTAGCGTCGGTGCTTGTcccctaataaacataacatctctttttgttctagctttattctttacatgattttgtttaaattccttagtaattattttgtccaaatttggTGCAATAACTTACAAGAAGCAAATGAAATTCCAGAGGcaatacagtcaataaattatcctaatgttgTGGTCATAAGCCGACGAGTAGTCGTTGATCTAGCATTGGCGTTGATACATAAGACGACGACGAAGCTCAAACGTAGCATCGGCATTGGTCTCTAATAAACATTTCATGTCTTTTTgttcttgctttattttttacaagattttgcaaagtttgtttaaattcctcgataattattttgttcaaatttgatGCAATAACTTACAAGAAGCAAACGAAATTCCAAAGGcaatacagtcaataaattatcctaatgtcGTGGCTATAAGCCGATGAGTGGTCGTTGATCTAGCATCGGCGTTGATACATAAGACGATGATGGAGCTCAAACGTAGTGTCGGCATTAGTTCCATAATAAACATTTCATGTCTTTTTgttcttgctttattttttgcaaagtttgtttaaattcctcagtaattattttgtccaaaatcggtgcaaaaacttacaagaatcaaataaaattacgaaggcaataaagtcaataaattatcctaattttgtggtCGTAAGTCAACGAGTGGTCGTTGATCTAGCATCAGTGTTGATACATAAGACGATAACGGAGCTCAACTGTAGCATCGGTGTTGGTCCCCTATTAAacataacatatctttttgttctagatttattttttacatgattttgcaatttTGTTTCAATTCATAAGTaactattttgtccaaaattagTGCAAAAACTTACCACCATTAAACGAAATTACAATGGTGAGGGAAAATAAGCGAAAATAACCATATGACAAATAGGGTACTAAAACAATGTGGACTTTGTTTATATAGCATCGGCGTGGATATAAACCGATGTTATAGCGCTACCTTCACGTCGGCGTTGTTCCACATTAAAACATTTtgaattgttttataattttaccattttttaaatgagattgaaagttttgtttaaatttatgtgaacttattttggccaaaatcaGTCGAGAAATTTACATGcatcaaatgaaattacaaaggcaagaCAGTcaaaaaattatactaaattTGTGTCCATAAGCCAACGAGTGGTCTTTATTGTAGCTTTGGCATTGACTTATAAGACGACGATGAAGCGTCAACGTAGCGTCGGTGTTGGTcccttaacaaaaataatatttctttttgttcttgctttattttttacagtattttgcatagtttgtttaaattcctcagtaaatattttgtccaaaatcggtgcaaaaacTTATAAgcatcaaacgaaattacaatgTTGAGtggaaagaagaaataaaaaaaatttgcatgtaattattttgtctaaaataaattttgggtACAAAGCTGATGTGTTTACAAGTTAATAGCGTCGGCGTAGTCCTCttcaatattgaaaaaattgttataatacTTGGTATTTGACGGCTAAGACAACGGCACCAAACTaaggaaataattattttcgCGTCAGTTTTCAGGCCTGGTAGTCCACACGCAGGGGTCATCCCTTAAGTTGCTAATGCGGCCCTACATAACAAAACGTTGAAGACTATAAGGACTACTTTCGAATAGGCATCAAGGATAAGATTTTTAACAGGCATACAATAGTTATAACATAGTTTTATACCTGTAGAATTAAAACTGGTCAGCGTTAGATTCAAATTCCGATCGTTGTTGACATATATTCTTTTGTTGTGAGGACCTACATAGAAATCGTAATAGTTTGTACATGATGTGATTGTTCCAATTgcataaaatcaataaataatacagTTTTTTGGTCTTACCGATTGTTAAGGATTGGACAGTTTCTTTTGTCATGCACTTGGTCAATTTTTTCACATCCATTGCAACGTCGACCTCTATACTTAGCAGCATTTGTTGTCTTCTCTTTCCCCCCTTTTAATCGTCTTCCACATCCTTTTGCCCTCACCTGAGATGAGTCTTTCAGAGTTGTGTCATTAACATTACCACCTTTTTTAGAAATGCCTCCACTCTTTGTGCTACCAGCTACAAATTTAAACTAATCAACCAAACTTTGCAGAGCATCATTCACAATTATAGCTGCCTCTTCATTTGACATGATGTTATCAACGAGTTCTAAGAAAAGTTTGAATAGTTTACTTCGCCATGTTAACATTGAACCACCTTTTCCAGTTATCTCTAAACCTTCCTTGTCATATATTATTTGAGATTTTACAGCTCTAGTCCacgttttcattatatattgattcGGCAGAGGAATATTACCAAAGAGTCgcataaataccaaaatatgtcTACATGGAATCCCTTCACTCTTAAACTTTTTATAGTTACACGATGTATAGTCCAAAAACTTTATCATAAGCAATTTCCCGAAACCTTGGAACACCTCCATTTGGACAACTCTGGACCGTATACATTTTATGTGTATCATTTTCATTAACAATTTGTGGCATGTTACTAAACTATGCCACAACTCATCttgaaacttataaaaaattttgcgTGTGTATATCTCAGCCATTTGCTTCTCTGTTTCCAATGGCAGTTTCAAACCAGgcttctcattaatatcaacATGATCAGCACTTAAGTCTTCGTGACATTGATGTGCAAGTACCCTATTAAATTGaagtataaaatccatcaataaatttttcttcaaaaagtaGCTCTTGAAACCATTCATTATCATGTAGGTTTGCCTTTTTGATGATAGAAgcccattttctttcaaactcttctGCACATTCTGATTCCCAAATGCAATATTTGAACTCCTTGTAAAAATCTCTATAAGTGattgcatttaaatatatagaaaacttCTAAAGTATGTGCCAACTGCAATACCTATGGAATGTATTCGGTAAGCTCTAAGCTATAGCCTTTGTCATTACAGGATCTTGATCGGTGATAATCACCTTTGAGGTGTTTGCAGGCATGCTCTTATTTAATAGCTCaaataaccaaacaaaagaTTCAGTTATTTCATCGCTTAAGAATGCACATGCAAATATCACTGTTTGACCATGATTGTTAACCCCAACCAAAAGTGcaaatattatatcatatttatAAGTGTTGTAAGTTGTATCAAATACCACTACCTCACCAAAACATTCATAAGCTCTTCTACAAACTGAATCAGATTAAAAACAACGCTTCAATTTACATTCATTATCTGCATCTATTTCAAACATAAATGATGGATCCCTTTCTTGCTCTGTTaggaaatattccttcaatagtTTTGCATCTTGTCCCCGCATTTCATTACGCAACTTAGCTTTGTAGTCATAAATATCGCTTTTCGTACACCCAATATTCTCTATACCCCCAGGTTTAAATTCAAGAATACTTATTTGTCGGTGAGTTGGCATGTTTGCTGTTGAAAACTGCTGTGTTAGTTATTTTTTGGCTTCGGACACATTACGATGTGACCTAAATCAATGTACTTTTTTAGGGCTTGATAATGGATGACTGTGCTCTTCAACAAATACACTAATGACATATTTCCCCATTTTGCACATAACCACGGCTAATTTTACCTTACAATTATGTTTTATTATCCCCTGACACCTTTTTTTCTTAATGCCCTTTTTAGAAGATTCTCCTTTTTTATAACAAACGAATTCTTTTCTTATAACTTCATTGGTACCTTCATGTCTCTTATTAGAATTGCTACGAACACTAAATCCCTTTTCTTTTGAATACTTAATGTAAAATTCAAATGCCTCATATATCAATATAAACTCTTGTCCAACTTGTTGGTTTTAAGTTTTCTGACACTTGGGAAGTGTAAACATCATCAACGTCATTAGAGCATGACAGCAGGGATATTTTTACATCGCCAGCATGATGATTATTTGCTTCATACTATAAATCATTCACGTTGCCATCTGagataataaaattaacatatgatcattattaatttccatataatacaTTTCAATGCACTTCCAAATTACACTTACTGActacttataatttatataacatgCTAGTAATCATTAATGCCACAGGGAAGGGATGGAAGCATAGATTTTACAAAAATGAAGCTCACAGGGAAGGGATGGAAAcaatcaaaattaatagatGAACATGTATAAAACGGGTGAAACCTTGGCTTCCCGCAATTGGagcttcctcttctcctctgtccatgtttctttccctttgtttttttttttcctagattggaaacaaaaagaaattcattaatACACATTgtcagaatttaaaaattttatctttaaatctaACGGATTATACTTAATGATTACGATATAGGAAACGaaatactaacctttaaccACGACTATGGTACCGACGGCGGCCGTGGGCATTCAGAATGGTGGCCGATTCGGAAGGATTTGGGATTTTTGAAATGGTCAAGTCGGGCCTCCTGGCTGCACCATTTGGTGAAAAATTCATGATGATGGGTGAGAAATTTTAAACAGCCAGATTTGTGTGAAAATATGGTGCGTACGAGGCAGGAAATGAATAGCAGGATTGTTAAAGGAATGTAAAATTTCCCGCAATTATTTTTCACGTGTGACAAAAAGTAATTTGAACTGTTCGCGAGACTCCTTGTAATCCAATGGCTGAACAATTTTTCACGTTTTTGGACCGCACCATTTTCGTCCTGTTGGTCCTAACCATAGAaggactctatatatatatacataattttttaaatattttattttaattagttttatttttaaattatttataaaataatactatttaaaaaaaaatgtttgaggCCACAAAATAAATTCATGATGTGTAGAGACCAAATAATATTGAACAGATGATGGCTagatttgctttattttggtTTCTCACATGGTACGATTTGCAAAGTATTGATTAAACCGAAGTGATGCCTATCCTACTATCACCTCTAAAAATGTTGAATTAATCACTAATAACAATTGCTAGTAGATGCACGTGGATTTtatgtaattgttattttgcTATTTAGGTTTTAgtttaagaaaatttaaaaatatttaaataaatgtgaTCTCCGCCAATAGAATATTTCCAACATATATGTTAACATTTCAATTTTTcgtaaaacatttttattattattattattttttagtattgtaataaaactttttttttttaattttcaaattcaaacttTGCACTTTTTATCACATGAAATAATGGTTTTACCATTAGTCTGACTGCTTGTTATATATGAAACATGAATGTGGTGTTTAAAATCTGCTTGTTATGTATGAAACATGAATGTGGTCTTTAAAATCTGTCCTAATTCGTATTAagatatattttgtaattttccaatATTTACATTTCACAACATTTATTCTTTAGGGTTTTTCATTCAAACTAGGATAATCTAAATTTTTATACACTACTCTTGCCCAAATTTCTTAACTAAACGTtgccttttcattttttcaattgagtatctcaatttaaattttattatacattacatttttaatttttttcaactgaaatgtttagttttaattttgatttcaatGTGGATATACACatagttttaattatttttctaaagaaaaatttaaattttaaacgaTGAAACAGCAACTTTAtcattatgttattattataaattaatatttataagaaTAAATCTTATAAATTTTAGGTTTATAAAGTTAATAACATTTATGAGCCTTCTGTTTTGagtcaaaaattttataataaaacatctatttctttttttttttttttggggtaaagataaaacataaattttcatcaaagttttattattttctaaaccATATTAAAATCAACTAAAATTGAACCTCACTTAAAAAAATTACGAAAATTAGAGCCActctaaaactaaaatttaatacattcatttttttaatattattattttccaaaattggTGATGGAgcaataattatatttacataaaaagtcatttttacatattaaatttttaatattaaaaacacaaaaaaaattaaatataaccaGTCAATGTTTGTCAAATTAGcattgattcggcaggtgataTTGGCAATATTCACAAATagcaaaattctttattttgaatacaataataatttttttaaatgaaaaatatgttcaattttaaaataaaaaatgcacagTCAAATATCAAACTTTATTGAAGATAAAATATAGGGCCAAAAGTGTGTGtcgtctatttttttttttttttttgaagaatatattttatgtcataTACTACACTTTTGACGATTTTATTTctgcaaaattacaaaatacccTATTTAATTTTCACTCATGTTTTAATAAGGCTTATGAACTATTTTTGAAGCAAATTTTCCTTAATCTATTGAATACAATCAAAATTCcctctattttaatatttttggttggaatttgaccaaattgatcatCTGTCAATATTAACTATTTATatgaacaatatatatttaaattataatttgttcTTAATCAAAATTGATAAAGTTAAACAATATTACTTATAAAAAGttatttcctcttttttattttttttcaatattacttAAGAAAAAGTTtacttctgtttttgttttggtttgtttttgtttttttttttttccaccaattttgttaaagaaaattttaatattatatagtcAATCCCgtgaaattgtaataaaaagTGAATAAATGGTGCAATTTGACTTGATGCATTACCTTGGATTTAGAGGtaaattgtttcaaaaaataatatatatttatatatatacatatgggaGAAAATTTACTCAAATTTGAGAgggtattttgtaaattttccttttatttgttttcctaCTCAAATAAAATGCGCATCAAAACCTGCGTCAGGGGGTTAGGGTTCTTCCGGTAAGCAGCTAGAAATCggtgtttttttcattttttttttccgcccACTATCTCTTTCTAAAATTGTGAAACTTTAAGACATAATCAGGAATCAGCAATAGCAGTGAAAGAGAAATGGCGACGGATTCATCGGAGGGAGAAGAGGAAGCGAAGCTGACAGGAGGGAATAAGGTACTGATGGTGGACGACAATGATCTCAGAGAATTGGGCAAGAAGGCAGCTTGGACTGTCAGCTCTTGCAAGCCCGGCAATGGCGTCTCTTCTCTCCGCGACGACAATCTCGACACATATTGGCAGTCAGTCTCTgcttgttctctctctctctctccccccccccccccccccccctcaaCACTAtctctttttatcatttttttttattctaaaaaaaaattatcaaaattaaaaatattgccCTTTTGATGTTTTTGCTTGCTTTTTTTGTTCCAGATCAGACGGTGCACAACCTCACCTGGTAAATGTCCAATTCCAGAAGAAAGTAAAGCTACAAGTATGTGCATTTTAAAGCTCTTTTATATATGGCGGATTTGATTTATAATTAATGggtattgttttatttgttttaattttaattttttaattttttttctttttgcttgcaGCTTGTTGTTCTATATGTGGATTTCAAACTTGATGAAAGCTATACGCCATGCAAGATTTCTATCCGAGCAGGGGATGGATTTCACAACTTAAAGGTAATTTTGGTGATAATCTCATCTGGGCAGAACATCAGGCAGTTTTGGCTTGACAATTTTGTTCACATATAGATATTTATTGTTACTTCATCATTTTATCTATCTTTGCTGGGACTTGACTTGATTTGGCTTTGACCCTGCAAATCCTTTTAGGAGATAAAAGCTGTGGAACTCGATAAGCCAACTGGTTGGGTTACTATATGCTTGTCAGGAAATGatccaaggtaaaagtgatgacaaatttaattttctctcttatattctatttattttgttgtcactgggtaataacttttttattgcGATGGATATTTTTTCAGTTGCATCTTTGCAGAAAATAATTACTTGATGAGTGGTAGGTTGATAACGTTGCACTACCAACATTTGTGGCTAATTAGTGTTATGAAACATGAAACTGTCATAACTGATATTTTCTACTATGAcaacaaaatgattaaaaaaaaaaaaaaaaggggaaagagagagagttgaaaagcagtatgtgtgtgtgttttttttttccaatctttTTCTTGGAGTAAATTCTTACAGTTTTTTGAAAGAAACCGTATATGGTTCTGTATGTTGAAGATGTTTGTAAATGTGTTGGTCCAGAATATGCTTGTTGGACTCGGTCATTCTTATGCATACTTTATTATATCCTTTAAGATGGTAACTGCAGTTTCATTGTCCTGGAGTTAGATAAGTTTTGGCTAGCATGTTAACGATCCAAGAAATTTCCTGGCTATCCTTTATTTAATGTTGGTATGTTAAACTTGAGGAGGTAATGAGTTGATAGATGCTTTTgttaatattgtttattttcatgACAATTGGTTGGTTCTTAGTactgaaatgttttaaaaacaaaatgttcTGTCAGGGAAACTTTTGTCAATACTTTTATGTTGCAAATTGCTGTATTGTCAAATCATGTTAATGGGAGGGATACTCATATTCGCCAGATCAAAGTTTATGGGCCGAGGCCGTGAGTGTGCTTGTACTTTCATGCTCATCTGTTGTTTTCACTAATGTTATTGCTAATaactaatttatgtttttttccctTGCAATTCCCTCAGGAACCCTATCCCTCATCAAGCATTTCAATTTACTTCAATGGAATTCATTACATATGCATCTGTGAGATAAGAAGTGAGATGAAAATTGTTGGATGAAGCAGATTGTACCATAGTCATGAAGGAGTTCTTTTAGGCATGTGAAACCATAAAGCTGCAATGTCTACCACCCCAAAAGAACACGAATAGATTTCTTCTTTctgatttgttatatatatatcattgcaTAGGTTATAAATGTTATCTAAAATGGCTGATATGGGGAGCAAATCTTGGTGTCCATCTATGTATCAATAATTAGATTcatcaatttattttgttaaatttttggaTACTAAATTATGCGAAATAATGAGATTAAAGATGGTATGAGTTGGTATCTAAAAGAAGTTTGGTTATGTGCAATTATCTAAAATTCGTTTCTCTAAGCTGCTAAAAGGGAGGATGGGTTAAAACTGTAGCtgctttggtatttttttgtAGTATCTAGGTTTGGCTTTCTTTCTTCAGCCTTCATTGGTTTTTGCACCAGTTTATTCTGCCCTGGACTCATTCCATCTACCAAGACAACTTCCTCATCAACTGTAGCACCATTAATCTGGCCAACTCTCCGATGGAAAAGGCTTCAAAACCCATTCAAGCCTTTTAGTTTGTGCAAACGTAGGATGATTACAAGGTTTCCATCACATTTACTGATGTTATCTTCACCAAGTTTCTGTCATTATAGCTAGATGAGAAGCTGAAATGGCAGTGAGAAAGCCTAAAAAATGACAGTATAAAATCTAGGTGTTGCCTGGTAAAAAATCTGTTTCTCTTGCTTTCGTATGTCTGCATTCTTAGAGGATGGTAATTTCTACTCTTTCATCTTTTTTAGCTTCTTGaactttttggtttgttttttgtgtttgtCCTGAATATGTTTACTTTGCATTTTGATAaattcttttgatttttgttaataAGTGTGGGGTTGGGGAGGTCTGAGGACACtttaaatttgaatattgaATATTTCAGGTAAACAtagttttattaaataattaattgatgaatGAAAAATGTTCTTACTAAATAAGGAGGGTTGATTATAATAGTGGGTGGTTAATAAATGCTCATGATGCAGTTTCAAAAGTATACATGTTCAAATGATGGCACTTTGGAATTCGAAAGTTGTGTAAACTTTGCTCACATACTTGCACGATTAAGAAAGCTAGAGAAAAATGTAGGAAGTAAGAGAACTTAGATAGCTTTAGAGAATGAGagcatttcaatttttttggaattCTTGGATGTGTTACTAGTGAAGATTTAACCCCTGTATATAGAGGGCTTGACACATAACACAAGAATCTACaacattttttatatgtatacttAACATTCATCTAACTAGCCTTTAGATTATTCTAGATTAGtctgtaaaatatttataaggAGTATTTTAGAAAGGTTTAGttttacattaatttaaaaaccttTGGAACTTTCTTGAATATTTTGGAGTTGTCTC includes the following:
- the LOC107421048 gene encoding anaphase-promoting complex subunit 10 isoform X3, which produces MATDSSEGEEEAKLTGGNKVLMVDDNDLRELGKKAAWTVSSCKPGNGVSSLRDDNLDTYWQSDGAQPHLVNVQFQKKVKLQLVVLYVDFKLDESYTPCKISIRAGDGFHNLKEIKAVELDKPTGWVTICLSGNDPRETFVNTFMLQIAVLSNHVNGRDTHIRQIKVYGPRP
- the LOC107421048 gene encoding anaphase-promoting complex subunit 10 isoform X4 is translated as MATDSSEGEEEAKLTGGNKVLMVDDNDLRELGKKAAWTVSSCKPGNGVSSLRDDNLDTYWQSDGAQPHLVNVQFQKKVKLQLVVLYVDFKLDESYTPCKISIRAGDGFHNLKEIKAVELDKPTGWVTICLSGNDPRNPIPHQAFQFTSMEFITYASVR
- the LOC107421048 gene encoding anaphase-promoting complex subunit 10 isoform X1; its protein translation is MATDSSEGEEEAKLTGGNKVLMVDDNDLRELGKKAAWTVSSCKPGNGVSSLRDDNLDTYWQSDGAQPHLVNVQFQKKVKLQLVVLYVDFKLDESYTPCKISIRAGDGFHNLKEIKAVELDKPTGWVTICLSGNDPRETFVNTFMLQIAVLSNHVNGRDTHIRQIKVYGPRPNPIPHQAFQFTSMEFITYASVR
- the LOC107421048 gene encoding anaphase-promoting complex subunit 10 isoform X2, whose amino-acid sequence is MATDSSEGEEEAKLTGGNKVLMVDDNDLRELGKKAAWTVSSCKPGNGVSSLRDDNLDTYWQSDGAQPHLVNVQFQKKVKLQLVVLYVDFKLDESYTPCKISIRAGDGFHNLKEIKAVELDKPTGWVTICLSGNDPSCIFAENNYLMSGRLITLHYQHLWLISVMKHETVITDIFYYDNKMIKKKKKRGKRES